A window of Corallococcus macrosporus DSM 14697 contains these coding sequences:
- a CDS encoding cupin domain-containing protein, producing MSSHPHVVHEPELPWTEVTQGPRVQYRRKQLGAAAKGRKLGCSLMELPPGKHAWPRHYHLANEEAYFILSGSGRLRLGDDTLAVKAGDYVALPVGPTGAHQLLNDGAETLRYLAFSTMVEPDVMVYPDSEKVVISAGSAPGGDKAARTLFTTLPLSAEVDYWSGEER from the coding sequence ATGTCCTCACATCCCCACGTCGTCCACGAGCCCGAGCTTCCCTGGACCGAAGTCACCCAGGGCCCCCGGGTGCAGTACCGCCGCAAGCAGTTGGGCGCCGCCGCGAAGGGCCGCAAGCTGGGGTGCAGCCTCATGGAGCTGCCCCCCGGCAAGCACGCGTGGCCGCGCCACTACCACCTGGCCAACGAGGAGGCCTACTTCATTCTCTCCGGCTCGGGCCGGCTGCGCCTGGGCGATGACACGCTCGCCGTGAAGGCCGGGGACTACGTGGCGCTGCCCGTCGGGCCCACGGGCGCGCACCAGCTCCTCAATGACGGAGCGGAGACGCTGCGCTACCTGGCCTTCTCCACCATGGTGGAGCCGGACGTCATGGTGTACCCGGACTCGGAGAAGGTGGTCATCTCCGCCGGCAGTGCCCCTGGCGGGGACAAGGCGGCCCGCACCCTGTTCACCACGCTGCCGCTCTCCGCGGAGGTGGACTACTGGAGCGGCGAGGAGCGATAG
- the atpF gene encoding F0F1 ATP synthase subunit B has translation MFLPSVLAASSLVKVQPGLIFWTLVTFIFVAIVLKAKAWGPILSLVEEREKQIASSIESAKRERAEAEKLLADQKTAIAEARREAAEMMRRNTQEMEKFREELMAKSRKEAEELKLSARREIDEQKAKAIAEVRSMAVDLAMEVAGKLISERMDDSKQRALAEQFVQGLPLNGTSASGAVRRTA, from the coding sequence ATGTTCCTGCCCTCTGTCCTCGCCGCCAGTAGCCTCGTGAAGGTCCAACCGGGCCTCATCTTCTGGACCCTCGTCACCTTCATCTTCGTCGCCATCGTCCTGAAGGCGAAGGCCTGGGGCCCCATCCTGTCGCTGGTGGAGGAGCGCGAGAAGCAGATCGCCAGCTCCATCGAGAGCGCCAAGCGTGAGCGCGCCGAGGCGGAGAAGCTGCTGGCCGACCAGAAGACGGCCATCGCCGAGGCCCGCCGCGAGGCCGCGGAGATGATGCGCCGCAACACGCAGGAGATGGAGAAGTTCCGCGAGGAGCTCATGGCCAAGAGCCGCAAGGAGGCCGAGGAGCTCAAGCTGAGCGCGCGTCGCGAGATTGACGAGCAGAAGGCCAAGGCCATCGCCGAGGTCCGCTCCATGGCGGTGGACCTGGCCATGGAAGTGGCCGGCAAGCTCATCAGCGAGCGCATGGACGACAGCAAGCAGCGCGCGCTGGCCGAGCAGTTCGTCCAGGGCCTGCCGCTGAACGGCACCAGCGCCTCCGGCGCCGTCCGCCGCACCGCCTAA
- a CDS encoding class I SAM-dependent methyltransferase, translated as MQVDFGRTSSDYVRHRAGFPEAFFERLDREGLLRQGLRAVDLGTGTGTVARGLAQRGAVVTGLDVSADMLEAARGLASGMGLDIDFRQAPAENTGLPSQAFDLVVAGQCWHWFDRPVAAREAARLLVPGGRLVIAHFDWLPLPGNVVEATEWLIERFNPGAPTPSVSLSLSSGVYPPWFRDAAEAGFTQLTSFSFDVSVPYTHRAWRGRIRASAKVGASMPAATVSRFDAALADLLAGSFPADPLDVPHRVFALLATRP; from the coding sequence ATGCAGGTGGACTTCGGACGCACGTCGTCGGACTACGTGAGACACCGGGCCGGCTTCCCGGAGGCCTTCTTCGAGCGGCTCGACAGGGAAGGGCTGCTGCGTCAGGGGCTCCGCGCCGTGGACCTGGGCACGGGGACGGGGACGGTGGCCCGGGGACTGGCCCAGCGTGGCGCCGTGGTGACGGGGCTGGATGTCTCCGCGGACATGCTGGAGGCCGCGCGCGGGCTCGCCTCGGGGATGGGCCTGGACATCGACTTCCGGCAGGCGCCCGCGGAGAACACGGGCCTGCCCTCGCAGGCGTTCGACCTGGTGGTCGCGGGACAGTGCTGGCACTGGTTCGACCGGCCCGTCGCGGCGCGTGAGGCCGCGCGGTTGCTCGTCCCCGGTGGGCGGCTGGTCATCGCCCACTTCGACTGGCTGCCGCTGCCCGGCAACGTGGTGGAGGCCACCGAGTGGCTCATCGAGCGCTTCAACCCGGGCGCGCCCACGCCCTCCGTCTCCTTGAGTCTGTCCTCGGGCGTCTATCCCCCGTGGTTCCGCGACGCCGCCGAGGCGGGCTTCACCCAGCTCACCTCGTTCTCCTTCGACGTGAGCGTGCCGTACACCCACCGGGCCTGGCGGGGCCGCATCCGCGCCAGCGCGAAGGTGGGCGCGTCCATGCCCGCGGCCACGGTGAGCCGCTTCGATGCCGCGCTCGCGGACCTGCTCGCGGGGAGCTTCCCCGCGGACCCGCTCGACGTCCCCCACCGCGTCTTCGCGCTGCTCGCGACGCGGCCCTGA
- a CDS encoding AtpZ/AtpI family protein: MEVKEPRKPGGSDGSELGETARQMRAAQPYVAAVWKLVGGAVVGVLGGYWLDKRLGTGPWLMVVLSLVGICVGFYGFLHEMARLGKRK, from the coding sequence ATGGAAGTGAAGGAGCCCCGGAAACCGGGCGGTTCGGATGGCAGCGAGCTGGGGGAGACGGCCCGGCAGATGCGGGCGGCGCAACCCTACGTCGCGGCGGTGTGGAAGCTGGTAGGGGGAGCGGTGGTGGGCGTGCTGGGCGGCTACTGGCTGGACAAGAGGTTGGGGACAGGGCCCTGGCTGATGGTGGTGCTGAGCCTGGTGGGCATCTGCGTGGGCTTCTATGGATTCCTCCATGAGATGGCCCGGCTGGGGAAACGGAAGTGA
- a CDS encoding citrate synthase family protein, with protein sequence MSRPKGGRSQSRFDHRPEEELVTAARAAALLGVKRATLYTYVSRGLVRCVPERGTKENRYVRSDLERLKARHDARAGHAAVASGALRWGEPVIDSSVSRVGAEGLAYRGHSAVTLAVEGRAFEDVAELLWTGALPEAATRWPSPEPAFPPSELAKLLPRGTPPVAALSSLVPLWGARDAVRFAAPPEQERARARRLLRQLSAWVCVANAPGRVTHALNEPTVAQSLARAWNTRVKRAPALLDRALVLCADHELNVSTFAARVVASSGADLYACLSAALAALSGPRHGGACDRVEALLVEVGRPERAAEVIRERLRRGEVITGFGHQLYPDGDPRTPPLVEAARAVNSEAPGVRIASAVMDAMRAAGHPPPSVDFGLVMLAAALGLPPGAGATLFAVGRSAGWVAHVLEQREQGHLLRPRARYVEPAPRPTGGQAPGGA encoded by the coding sequence ATGAGTAGGCCCAAGGGCGGACGCTCTCAATCTCGATTCGACCATCGACCTGAGGAGGAGCTGGTGACCGCCGCGCGGGCCGCCGCGCTCCTGGGCGTGAAGCGGGCCACGCTCTACACCTACGTGAGCCGCGGGCTCGTGCGCTGCGTGCCGGAGCGCGGCACCAAGGAGAACCGCTATGTGCGCTCGGATTTGGAGCGGCTGAAGGCGCGGCACGACGCCAGGGCGGGACACGCCGCGGTGGCCTCGGGAGCCCTGCGCTGGGGCGAGCCCGTCATCGACTCGTCGGTGTCGCGCGTGGGCGCGGAGGGGCTCGCGTACCGGGGGCACTCGGCGGTGACGCTCGCGGTGGAGGGGCGCGCGTTCGAGGACGTCGCGGAGCTGCTGTGGACCGGCGCGCTGCCCGAGGCGGCGACCCGGTGGCCCTCGCCCGAGCCAGCGTTTCCGCCGTCCGAGCTGGCGAAGCTGCTGCCCCGTGGCACACCGCCCGTGGCCGCGCTGTCTTCCCTGGTGCCGCTCTGGGGCGCACGAGACGCCGTGCGCTTCGCCGCGCCGCCCGAGCAGGAGCGCGCCCGCGCCCGGAGGCTGCTGCGCCAGCTCTCCGCCTGGGTCTGCGTGGCGAACGCGCCGGGGCGGGTGACCCACGCGTTGAACGAGCCCACCGTGGCGCAATCCCTGGCACGCGCCTGGAACACCCGCGTGAAGCGCGCGCCGGCGCTGCTCGACCGCGCGCTGGTGCTGTGCGCGGACCACGAGCTCAACGTGTCCACGTTCGCCGCGCGCGTGGTGGCCTCGTCCGGCGCGGACCTGTACGCCTGCCTGAGCGCCGCGCTGGCCGCGCTGTCGGGCCCCAGGCATGGCGGCGCCTGCGACCGGGTGGAGGCGCTGCTCGTGGAGGTGGGACGGCCGGAGCGCGCCGCGGAGGTCATCCGGGAGCGGCTGCGGCGCGGCGAGGTCATCACCGGCTTCGGCCATCAGCTCTACCCCGACGGAGACCCGAGGACACCGCCCCTGGTGGAAGCCGCCCGGGCCGTCAACTCCGAGGCGCCAGGGGTCCGCATCGCCAGCGCGGTGATGGACGCCATGCGCGCCGCGGGGCACCCACCGCCGTCCGTGGACTTCGGGCTGGTGATGCTCGCCGCGGCGCTGGGACTGCCTCCAGGCGCGGGCGCCACGCTGTTCGCCGTGGGGCGCTCCGCGGGCTGGGTGGCCCATGTGCTGGAGCAGCGAGAACAGGGCCATCTGCTCCGCCCCCGGGCGCGCTACGTGGAGCCGGCACCACGCCCCACGGGAGGCCAGGCACCCGGCGGTGCGTGA
- a CDS encoding YbhB/YbcL family Raf kinase inhibitor-like protein, whose product MPKPLVLTSPRFKDGDLIPIAYTGEGDDVSPPLQWTGMPAGTKSLALIVEDPDAPDPRNPQMTFSHWVVYNIPPSAQGLPEGATPDVLPEGARQGQNDFRRQDYGGPMPPIGMHRYFFRLFALDTVLPDLGRASRTQLRETMAGHILGEAELIGLYTKVHHRGAEPSGASPA is encoded by the coding sequence ATGCCGAAGCCGCTCGTGCTCACGTCCCCCCGCTTCAAGGACGGCGACCTCATCCCCATTGCCTACACGGGCGAGGGCGACGACGTCTCGCCGCCCCTGCAATGGACGGGCATGCCGGCCGGGACGAAGAGCCTGGCCCTCATCGTGGAAGACCCGGACGCGCCAGACCCGCGCAACCCGCAGATGACCTTCTCCCACTGGGTCGTCTACAACATCCCACCTTCGGCCCAGGGGCTGCCGGAAGGCGCCACGCCGGACGTGCTGCCGGAGGGCGCCCGGCAGGGGCAGAACGACTTCCGCCGCCAGGACTACGGGGGCCCCATGCCGCCCATCGGCATGCACCGGTACTTCTTCCGCCTGTTCGCGCTGGACACGGTGCTGCCGGACCTGGGCCGGGCCTCGCGCACCCAGCTCCGGGAGACCATGGCGGGCCACATCCTGGGCGAGGCGGAGCTCATTGGCCTGTACACCAAGGTCCACCACCGCGGCGCGGAGCCCTCCGGGGCGTCCCCCGCCTGA
- the ychF gene encoding redox-regulated ATPase YchF — MGLSIGIVGLPNVGKSTLFNALSAAGAQAANYPFCTIEPNVGVVPVPDDRLDQLSALIKPLKKVPTSLEFVDIAGLVRGASKGEGLGNQFLGNIRQVNAVLHVLRCFEDDNVTHVEGGVNPVRDRDVVDTELCLKDLETVEKRRERTLKNTKVGGKVGEEAKAEVALLDRIKAGLDNGITVRAQKLTEEEGAVIHDLFLLTDKPVLYVANIGEGELGKEDANPHVKAVREMAAKEGFEVVVLAAALESEIQQLPETERPGFLESAGLSEPGLHKVVRAGYKLLGLWTYFTVGEQECRAWTIHQGYKAPQAAGVIHSDFERGFIKAEVMRWEDLVKLGSESAVKEKGLLRVEGKEYVVQDGDCMHFRFNV, encoded by the coding sequence ATGGGTCTTTCCATCGGCATCGTCGGGCTGCCCAACGTCGGCAAGTCCACCCTGTTCAACGCGCTGTCGGCCGCGGGCGCGCAGGCGGCCAACTACCCCTTCTGCACCATCGAGCCCAACGTGGGCGTGGTGCCCGTGCCGGATGACCGCCTTGACCAGTTGTCCGCGCTCATCAAGCCGCTGAAGAAGGTGCCCACCTCGCTGGAGTTCGTGGACATCGCCGGCCTGGTGCGCGGCGCGTCCAAGGGCGAGGGCCTGGGCAACCAGTTCCTGGGCAACATCCGCCAGGTGAACGCGGTGCTCCACGTGCTGCGCTGCTTCGAGGACGACAACGTCACCCACGTCGAGGGCGGGGTGAATCCGGTGCGGGACCGGGACGTGGTCGACACGGAGCTGTGCCTCAAGGACCTGGAGACCGTGGAGAAGCGCCGCGAGCGCACCCTGAAGAACACCAAGGTGGGCGGCAAGGTCGGTGAAGAGGCCAAGGCCGAGGTGGCGCTCCTGGACCGCATCAAGGCGGGCCTGGACAACGGCATCACCGTGCGCGCCCAGAAGCTCACCGAGGAGGAGGGCGCCGTCATCCATGACCTGTTCCTGCTCACCGACAAGCCCGTGCTGTACGTGGCGAACATCGGCGAGGGGGAGCTGGGCAAGGAGGACGCCAACCCCCACGTGAAGGCCGTCCGGGAGATGGCCGCGAAGGAGGGCTTCGAGGTGGTGGTGCTCGCCGCCGCGCTGGAGTCCGAAATCCAGCAGCTTCCGGAGACCGAGCGTCCGGGCTTCCTGGAGAGCGCGGGCCTGTCCGAGCCCGGCCTGCACAAGGTGGTGCGCGCCGGCTACAAGCTGCTGGGCCTGTGGACCTACTTCACCGTGGGCGAGCAGGAGTGCCGCGCCTGGACCATCCACCAGGGCTACAAGGCCCCGCAGGCGGCCGGCGTCATCCACTCCGACTTCGAGCGCGGCTTCATCAAGGCCGAGGTGATGCGCTGGGAGGACCTGGTGAAGCTGGGCAGTGAGTCCGCCGTGAAGGAGAAGGGCCTGCTGCGCGTGGAAGGCAAGGAGTACGTCGTGCAGGACGGCGACTGCATGCACTTCCGCTTCAACGTGTAG
- a CDS encoding ATP synthase F0 subunit C: protein MTNLALAFLAAGLGAGLSIIGAALGIGKLAAAAMDATGRQPAAGGDIRTTMIIAAALIEGATLFALVVCILLATKV from the coding sequence ATGACGAACCTCGCTCTTGCCTTCCTCGCCGCCGGTCTGGGTGCCGGTCTCTCCATCATCGGTGCCGCGCTCGGCATTGGTAAGCTGGCCGCCGCCGCCATGGACGCCACGGGCCGTCAGCCGGCCGCGGGCGGCGACATCCGCACCACGATGATCATCGCGGCGGCCCTTATCGAAGGCGCCACGCTGTTCGCGCTGGTCGTTTGCATCCTGCTCGCCACCAAGGTCTAG
- the atpB gene encoding F0F1 ATP synthase subunit A, giving the protein MRKAMVLFASLFAATAWAAGSEDDVPGYILHHVVDSPYLEIEVPLGSPIHALDFPQWLIPLKPNGCELRMTDHGQEVPGFTEGCLDVSLTKHTVMMWLAALLLLATLFTWGNRDKTKLVPRGAGANIIEMLVLFVRDELAIKNIGKEEGPRYVPYLLTAFFFVLFMNLLGLIPWMATATGNLAVTASLAVCTFVITQIAGIRAAGLGGYLKHLTGGVAPWLWPIMIPVEVLGLFTKPFALTMRLFANMLAGHIVLFFLLGLIFILGHPAVAAVSVPFAFAIYLLELFVAFVQAYVFTMLSALFIGMSVAMGHHHDDHGHASEVGPSHDHGKAHHI; this is encoded by the coding sequence ATGCGCAAGGCAATGGTGCTGTTCGCCAGTCTGTTCGCTGCCACGGCGTGGGCCGCGGGGTCGGAAGACGACGTGCCGGGGTACATCCTCCACCACGTCGTGGACTCGCCCTACCTGGAGATTGAAGTCCCGCTGGGCAGCCCCATCCACGCGCTGGACTTCCCCCAGTGGCTCATCCCGCTGAAGCCCAACGGGTGCGAGCTGCGGATGACGGACCACGGCCAGGAGGTTCCGGGCTTCACGGAAGGCTGCCTGGACGTCTCCCTCACCAAGCACACCGTGATGATGTGGCTGGCCGCGCTGCTGCTGCTGGCCACCTTGTTCACCTGGGGCAACCGGGACAAGACGAAGCTGGTGCCGCGCGGCGCGGGCGCCAACATCATCGAGATGCTGGTGCTGTTCGTGCGTGACGAGCTGGCCATCAAGAACATCGGCAAGGAGGAGGGCCCCCGCTACGTGCCCTACCTGCTCACCGCGTTCTTCTTCGTCCTCTTCATGAACCTGCTGGGCCTGATTCCCTGGATGGCGACCGCCACCGGCAACCTGGCCGTCACCGCGTCGCTGGCGGTGTGCACCTTCGTCATCACCCAGATTGCCGGCATCCGCGCGGCGGGCCTGGGCGGCTACCTGAAGCACCTGACGGGTGGCGTGGCGCCCTGGCTGTGGCCCATCATGATTCCGGTGGAGGTGCTGGGCCTGTTCACCAAGCCCTTCGCCCTCACGATGCGTCTGTTCGCCAACATGCTGGCGGGCCACATCGTCCTCTTCTTCCTCCTGGGCCTCATCTTCATCCTCGGCCACCCGGCGGTGGCGGCGGTGAGCGTGCCCTTCGCCTTCGCCATCTACCTGCTCGAGCTCTTCGTGGCCTTCGTGCAGGCGTACGTCTTCACGATGCTGTCGGCGCTGTTCATCGGCATGAGCGTGGCCATGGGCCACCACCATGACGACCACGGCCACGCGTCCGAGGTGGGCCCCAGCCACGACCACGGCAAGGCGCACCACATCTAG